The sequence TCACGCTTTTGAAGAAAAACCCCGAAGGGCGGTGGATTACTATTACCCTTTCGGAGGGCATAAAAAGGGAGATCAGGATAATGGCGTCCACTAGGGGCTTCAGAGTAAAAAAACTGGTCAGGACCGGGATTGGACGGCTTGAGCTGAAAAGGCTCGGCCCGGGGAATTTCATCGCCCTGGACGGGGAGGCGCTCTTGAGAATGATCCTTCACGGCGGTTCCCTGTAGACCCCGGAGAGTACGCTTAGATGGAAACTCAACATCCTTGCGGAAACAATATCATAACTCTGGACGGACCGGCTGGTTCCGGCAAGAGCACTATCGCTAAGCTGGTGGCTGAAAGGTTGGGTTACGAATTCCTCGACACCGGAGCCTTGTATCGGGGAGTGACCTATTTTCTCTTCACCCGGTCCATCGGGCCTTCCGAGGCGGGAAGGATAGCCGAAGTTCTGGAGGAATGCACTGTGTCCTTCGAGGAGGGGAAGGTTTTCGTTGACGGCAAGGATGTTTCTAAGAGAATCCGCTCTCCCGAGATAGACAGGTTCGTATCGGCCTACTCGGCGCTCCCCGTCGTGAGAAA is a genomic window of Thermovirga sp. containing:
- a CDS encoding cytidylate kinase, with protein sequence METQHPCGNNIITLDGPAGSGKSTIAKLVAERLGYEFLDTGALYRGVTYFLFTRSIGPSEAGRIAEVLEECTVSFEEGKVFVDGKDVSKRIRSPEIDRFVSAYSALPVVR